The DNA sequence GAGCGTCCTCGCAGCGGCAGGGCCGCGGCGAACTCCGGGCGCCGGTCGATGCGGGCCAGGTCCTCGGCGGTGCCGAAGCGGCGGTCGATCCGGCGGGCGGCCTCGGCCCACTCCCGCATGGTGCGGACCGGCCCAAGGGTCTCCACCACGTACGGGTCGTGCCAGCGCGCGACCGCGCGCTTCCAGAGCAGGAGCGGGTCGTCGTCGAGGATGTTGCCGACCACGCCCTCGTAGATGCACATCGCGCGGACGGCTCCGTCCGGCTCCACGGCCATCGCGGCGAAGAAGTTGCCCGCCGCGATCCGGTCGGGGCGCATGCTCGTGCCCCAGTTGTCGGACACGGCCAGTTCCAGCCCGGGAGGTGCCAGGGCCTTCAGGCGCTCGGTGAGTTCGGGCGAGGCGAGGCGTGCGGCCTGCTCGTCGGTGAGCAGTTCCCGGTCCACGAAGCTCTGCCGGTTGGCGAGGCCGGAGGGCACCACCGCGCTGAGGTAGAGGAAGCCCAACTCCGGGAAGCGGGGGGCCACGTCCGTGCAGAAGAGTTCCATCTGGTCGTAGCTACTGCGCAGGACCGTGCTGTCGATGCCGAATTTCAGCGCTGGTTCACCGCGTGACCGTGCCGTGCCCGCCGCGTCGTCCAGGAGCCGCAGCGCCTTCATGGCGCGGTCGTACGAGCCGGCCCGGCCGCGGATGAGGTCGTGCACCTCCGCCGTGGCCCCGTCGACGCTCATGTGCACCTGGGGCCGCAGCCGCAGGATCTCTTCCATCGCGCGCTCGCGCAGCGGCCATCCCCCGGTGTAGAGGTACACCTCGATCCCGGCGCTCGTGATCCGTTCGACGATCTCGAAGATGCCGGGAACCACCAGCGCTTCGCCGCCGCCGAGGCCGACGCTGTCCGGGGCGAGCGAGATGATCGCGTCCGCGACGCGGAGGTTGTCGTCGAGGCTCAGCTGCCGTGCGGGCCGCCTGCCCGATTCGGAGTAGCAGTGCGTGCAGCGCAGGGGGCAGTGGTAGGTGATGTCCCACAGGATGTAGCCGGGACGGTCAGGTATCTGCATCCTTGTCTCCTCTGTTGCCGGAAGGCGTGAGTCTGTTACTGGAAGGCGCGAGTCTGTTGCCGGAAGGCGTGAGCGGACGGCCGCGCTCGTGGTCCCAGTGGCAGACCAGATCGGCGTAGAGCGGGGAAGCGGCGGCCAGTTGGTCGTGCGTACCGAGGTGCGCGGTGTCCCCGTCGAGCAGGAGCACCTGGTCGGCGCGGTGGGCGGAGCTGATCCGGTGCGCGATGACGATCAGCGTTCCGGTCCGTCGGGCGAACGCGGCCTCGGCCTTCGCCTCGGCCTCCGGGTCGAGCTCGGACGTGGCCTCGTCGAGGATCACAAGCCGGGCGGGCGACAGGTACACCCGGGCCAGCGACACGAGTTGCCTCTCGCCCTGCGACAGTTCGGCGCCGCCCGCGCCGACCCGGGCGTCGATCCCGCCCAGCCGGTCGGCCACCGCTCGCAGACCGACGGCGGCCAGGGCCCGGGCGATCTCGGCCTCGGTGGCCCGGGGGGCGAGGTAGATCAGGTTCTCGCGCAGCGTTCCGGTGAACACGTACGCCTCTTGCGGGATCAGGGCCATGTGGCGGCGCAGTTCGCGCGGGTCGATGCCGCCGAGGTCGGCCCCGCCGAGCAGCACCCGGCCGTGCCGGGCCGTCAGCAGTCCGGTGAGCAGCCCTGCCAGGGTGGACTTTCCGATGCCGCTGGGGCCGACGATCGCCAGGTGGCTCCCTTC is a window from the Streptomyces spectabilis genome containing:
- a CDS encoding radical SAM protein yields the protein MQIPDRPGYILWDITYHCPLRCTHCYSESGRRPARQLSLDDNLRVADAIISLAPDSVGLGGGEALVVPGIFEIVERITSAGIEVYLYTGGWPLRERAMEEILRLRPQVHMSVDGATAEVHDLIRGRAGSYDRAMKALRLLDDAAGTARSRGEPALKFGIDSTVLRSSYDQMELFCTDVAPRFPELGFLYLSAVVPSGLANRQSFVDRELLTDEQAARLASPELTERLKALAPPGLELAVSDNWGTSMRPDRIAAGNFFAAMAVEPDGAVRAMCIYEGVVGNILDDDPLLLWKRAVARWHDPYVVETLGPVRTMREWAEAARRIDRRFGTAEDLARIDRRPEFAAALPLRGRS